From the genome of Primulina huaijiensis isolate GDHJ02 chromosome 11, ASM1229523v2, whole genome shotgun sequence:
GTTTGCATTAGTGTTCGATGAATATAGAGTATTTCTTCCCAGCAGCTGCAAAATCTCGGCATACCTAGCAGGAGTGAAACTAGAACCAACTACAGGAATCATCGAATGAGTCTCATTGTCTCCCCCATCAACTGTGTGAGCAACAGTTCCTGTCTTATGCTTATCACAATCTAGACCTGGACGTTTTAAGTTTTCTTTCCCTTGTTGCTTATGTAGTTTATGCCCTGGTGGATAGCATATCAACTTGAAACAGTCTACCTTAATGTGTCCATTCCATCCGCAATACTCACGTGTAATTACATCCTTCCTTCACTCATCACCATGACCTTATTTTGAGTAAAAACCCAAAGCAGGTTGATCAGGTAGGCAATCTATGTGATTCTTATTGAGAAATTAATGAACAAGCCTATCCAACTATTGGTAGAGGTGTCATCATCAAAATTTGGCTTCAAATATGCATGTAAATATCATCCAATCTCATAAAAATTGCAACAATTGTTGTTGTTGATCATACTCTACATATTTATGCATCGTAGCACGTTCACATGACGACAGAGTTACCAAAGAGCTATACTCGTCCCATAGCTTCTTGAACTTACAAAAATATACAGAAATTGAGTTATTTCATTGAGTTAGTCTCCCAATTTCTCGATGAAGAGAAGAAATTCTAGATCCATTTATTTTATCACATTGATCCTTTAAATCCATCCAAATCACGAAAGCATATATTGAATATACAATTCCACCAAATATGTCTTTCGAGACAGTGTTCATGATCCAAGACAACACCAGCATATTACATCTTTTCCCACTGATTCAATGTGACACTTCCAACAGTAGGAAACTTACATGTATTGTCGATGActgctattttatttttagcacGAAGAGCGATTAATATAGCACGACTCCAAACCCCATAATTTTCAAATCATGTATTGTTCAGTAACAATGTTCATACCTGGAGTATTCCCACGGATGAAGAATAATGGATCATTGAAAATATTGGTTTTAGCCATGGATCTATTGATTGTAGCTAGATATCAAGCACTAATTCAGCAACAAATAGCCAAAAATCGCAGAAACACTAAACAACCTCAATCGGTTGAGTACGAAAATCAGCTACGATCGCCAATAACTGATGGAGAATCTACGAAAAGCCTTGCGCACAATCTCCGGAGGGAAAAAATTCACTAGAACTTTTATCTGAATACCATATTAGGACGAACAACCGCTTGGGAGGAAAGTGATATTTcttatatattgaaaaattatGTCAAGATCTATGTTCAACCCTTTTATATATGAGTCCTATAGAAGGCAAATAAGAAAAACGTAGAAAAAAAACACTTCAAATAACTAACGCTAACAGACACTAACACAGTTGCGCTTGCTTCAATGacgtcatttttttaaaaaaaaaatattatattttaaaagaatggTAAGGATAAATTTGGACATTtattaaaatgatcaaatataaataattgtatTATATTATAGATGATTTGTatcattaatatttataataaatatgatgtCGTTAATCTCCTTTTTATAATATGACAGAAAACTTGctcattaataaatatttatgttttcatTTCATCGAACATAATGCTGAATTAAAATGAAATAGTTAagctaattatttaaattaataatttggtgataaacaaattcaattaaacataaaaataaattgttacggtattaataataaaaaataatgaatatcTAAAGAATAGTTTTTCTTTTGGGTTAGATAATATTTGTGCTTGACGTAAGAATTATTTCAGGCTTTATTTTGGGATTTGATCACTAGGATTAAAACTTACTTACAAAAAATAATAGACGAGGGATTTCAAGTccataaatttaaaacataacaaataatttttgagtagtcttgtgagatggtctcacgaatctttatctgtgagacgggtcagccctaccgatattcacaataaaaagcaatactcttagcataaaaagtaacactttttcacggatgacccaaataagagatctgtctcacaaaatacgacccgtgagaccgtctcacacaaattttttgtcATAACTTTTTGACCAGGGTTGCATTTGATGGATTTGATTCAAATGAAACcttttaatttgtgaaaaattttAGAAGATATATCTATGTTGAATTTTAGTTGACATTTATTAAATTAGTATTAAAAATATCTGATGTAACGTGAATTTCAgctttacttgaatttatttgtcCAAACAAtactaatttgaaaaattaaaaatatatatatatatatatttatttatttatttgaattcgattatttaaaatttaagaataagaaacaaatttttgaagatgtttttgatttgattaatattatttttaagtgatattttagaaaaataaaattggtcaattattttattaaaaaaataatctgcttaaatgtatttgaaatattcaagtcgtttttaaaaaatatttgctgGTTAAAttagataataaaatatttcattattttctaTACATGGCGATTATTCTTCACGCTCCTTTGAGACGCGTGACACCTGAGTAGACGTGCACCATGGAATTCAACGCCACCCGTTCAAATTGAGGGAAGGATAGAGAGATATCACTGAAGCATCAATAGACTACACTGACTTAATTACTGAACCTGTGAAATCCACGAATGGCGGTTGTCTCCACGTCACTCGGCGCCGCTGCCGTGGCACAGCTTTCCACTCACTTCTCCGGCCTCAGGAAATCCGTTCCGAAGCTCGACTACTCTAACTCCACCTCTAGCGACTCGTTGTTACAAAACGTCGAGTCTCATCTCCGCATCGCCTCCTCCGACAATGCTTGCCGTGGCGTTGTTATGATGGCTGGTTCCGGCAAGGTCAATTATATATCTGGCTTTTTTACCTTCTTCTATTATGTAGATGATGTATTATGTACATTGCAGATCTGAAATACAGGTAATGGTTGTTCTGAAATTAGTGAAAATTCGATGGATAGAACTTTTGCTTTGATAACCCGTTCGTGTTCTGCTCTTTCTATCTTCCATCCCTGATCTTGATGTTTATTTTTTCACTTGCAGTTCTTTGTTGGTGGAAATTGGAAATGTGTAAGTATCATTTTGTCATCGGAATGCTTCTTAGTTTCGTTCCATAGCCTGATTTTCTGGCTTCAACTAGTCAGAGTGTTGTTATTTATGGAGAGATTGATTCACATTACGAATTCTAAGTTATGATTGGACCTTGGATCTATGCATCAGTTTGCTTCTCTAACTTTGAAGTGTCAAAATTAAACGTTTACGAAGCTATCAAAAACTGAACTTGAAAAGTCTAAATTTCCAAAGACTTGATACAAATATCTATAGCTTTTAGATGTTGTGTGAATGATTTACCATGTAATTACGTTGTCTTATCATAAAATGTTCTAGATTTTCCTCTACTTTCAAGAACAATGTTACGTATTGACATTGCTTGAATTGTCAATGGACAAGACTTCTTTTCATTGTAGATTCTTCTTTAAGATTACTCGGAGAAATATTCCTTTTTGTTcttcataaaatttattatagtaACGCGAGGAGCAATTTCTTTTGCAGATGACAAGAATTGatttttttctataattttttgcTTTGGGTGctttatattttcatatattttaatcaattaatgGTGATATCATAGATTTCATCTGTAATATGTTTCTCCTATCTTCCTTGGAGTATTTCACAGTCATATAGTGCGAGGTCTGATGAATCatttgtgttttattttcaggcCTTCCCTTTTTTCTCAGCTAATTTACTTTTTCTTGAAACTTTACTTTAGAATGGGACAAAAGAGTCTATTAGCAAGCTGGTTTCTGAAATAAACAATGCAACATTGGAGTCTGATGTTGGTGAGTTCTCCTTTTTAATATCTCATATCATGTCTTAAAGACAAACTCACAGGGTTTTATGTTTTCTTTAGTTTTTCCAATAATCACTGGAGCTTGAGTTTCACCATTTCACGGGATAGTCTTTTGAAAAGTGAACTTGTTTCTCAAATTTTTAGCTATGTTTGATTGCAGTGTAGTTGCATTCTGATTTGCAAACAAGATAACTTAGTTCTCTCTCTTTTCCGTACCTATTTCCTAGCTTATTGCATATAGTATTTTCCCCATAGTTCAGTGTAAGTCATGGTTTAAGATTAATCTGTTGTTCTGATATGGACTGCAACTATATCAACTGAGAAGAATTCCAATCCCTTAAAGAATTTTTGGAGGTAGTTGTAATTTTATCTGAACATTCTTCCCTTAATTGACGGGGAAGCAGCACCATGAAATAGTTAATGTAATGAACTGAACTTGTTGTTTTTTGCGTATTCTGCTCATTTTATACATAGAGAGATAAAGAGAGGGAGTGTTGGTGGGCCATCCATCTGAGCTCATGGATGTGTTATCATTATGACATTTAGAATATAGAACACTATTCGAATTGAGACCACCAGATTGATCTTAAATTTTTTGCTTTTCCCTTTTGTAGATGTTGTTGTAGCACCTCCATTTGTCTACATTGATCAAGTAAAGAACTCACTATCTGATCGGGTAGAGATAGCTGCTCAGAATTGTTGGACTGGAAAAGGTGGTGCTTTTACGGGAGAGATCAGGTGTGTGCCACACTTTCTACATGCAATGATCATACCGATATTATTTTTCTGTTTAAAGATGCAATAGTGTGACAGAagcattttatatattttaatctgTTTTCGGAAAGACTATGAACAATGATTTCGATGTTTCATGGTGTTTGAATGCTAAacgttataaatttttttggatgTATGATGTGTTGACATGATTGCACAGTGCGGAGCAAATAAAAGACCTTGGGTGCCAGTGGGTTGTTCTGGGGCATTCTGAACGTAGACATGTAATTGGAGAAGACAATGAAGTAAGCGAAAATAGAAGATCTTTTGATTTTGTcttattataaaaaatgaaaaaggagtattttgcattaaaatttaCCATTTCCAATTCTTGCCAACTCTATTCCACTTTATAAGGCCTTATCCACCCAAATCCTATACAGTTTATTGGGAAAAAGGCTGCATATGCCTTGAGCCAGAATTTAGGAGTAATAGCATGCATTGGGGAATTGTTGGAAGAAAGGGAAGCAGGAAGAACTTTTGATGTTTGTTACCAGCAGCTGAAGGCTTTTGCCGGCAAGTTTAGACTCTcttatctctctctctctttctttgTGTGTGAAACAAGAATTTTATGCCAAAACATATTGTTTAATCTGTTCTCTGTCTTTTGCTTTTATATGCAGATGCTGTTCCAGACTGGGATAAAATTGTGATTGCATATGAGCCTGTATGGGCAATTGGAACTGGCAAAGTGGCTACACCAGATCAGGCACAGGAAGTTCATGTAGCTGTTAGGGATTGGCTCAGTAAGAACGTGTCTGCTCAAGTTGCTTCTAAAACTCGGATTATATATGGAGGTACATTATTTTCAGTTTAAACCTTGAGTTTTTAGAAATTGACCTGCATCTATATTcccatgaaaaagaaaatttgtaCTTTTCCTACTATTACTCTGATTATTCGGTTCAAACTTCCTATCTGCCATTTGCTTAGAATGCTAGTATAGAactataaatatattgtttgtATGTTCTGAACATTAACGAGTTTTTTCTCAGGTTCGGTCAATGGAAGCAACTGTGCGGAGCTTGCAAAGCAAGAAGATATTGATGGATTTCTTGTGGGTGGTGCTTCCCTAAAGGTGACACTTCTATTCTTCAAGAAGAACTGATTTTACCTTTGATAATTGACACGCTAACAATGATAATAAAAGTTTGTTGGTGGTGCGATGCACTTCTTTCTGTTTTTTACTTTTTGCTTTTTAATCTCTTGATATGTTGATGCTCACACTTACACTTGCTGCAGGGTCCTGAGTTTGCCACCATTGTCAATTCCGTTACTTCCAAGAAGGTTATGGCTTGATTGTTTGTTGGACACAAAAGAATGGATCAGAGAATCACTCATACGAGATGGATAAATGTGTAACATCACAACCTGCCATTCCCTCATCCGGTATCTACATGACATCCTCTTATAAGTAGCGCCTCATTTTCCTTCATAATTTTGAATAACAAATATGATGAAGCGGAATCATAGAGTTCACTGACATTTTTTTTCCCTGGAGCGGTTCCGTTATGGATAGTATGTAATATTCATATTAGCTAAGCGATGTCCTGGTTGATATCATACCATGATTTGTAATTTGTCTCTCAACTGCTTAAACACCCGAAAAATTATCGAGGctattatgctttatttttcatGTGGCATGAGTCGAGTCGAGTTGAGCATCTTGAATTTAACATGTTTAAGATCTGTTCAATAATGTAATTAATATAGGCATCAAGTCTGAACATCTTTAATATGAGAATCCACACTCAAAGCATAGATGCTAAAGCCACCTCTGGAGTAAAAGCATCTCTCACCTTTATCCCCCTATATTAAACACCACTCCTCTGCAATaggaaaatgaaagaaatggatTGGGTTTATACCAAGAGAAGGGGTCCAGAATGGAAACAAGGCTGGACTGATCAAACCTTGGCTTCCATATCCGCCCCACCGCTGCCACTCGTGGCGGTTTTCTCTATCGTCATATTCTTGTTATCATTGTCTCAATACTCTTCCTACAAAGAGCATGTACAAAATAGTGTAATAAGTTTCAAGTTATTGCTCTTCTTGGTGCCTGTGTTCTTGATCTTTTTCGTGCGTTCGAGGCCCCTATCGGGTGGGGGATTTGATTTGTCAAAGTTCTCACAACCTGGACGCCAAGTGAGGCAGGAATTCTCCCGTGGGATGGCCGGATTCCCGTGGGGCATGGCGGTGCTGGTGGTGGTGTTGCTTGTGCTGGTGTCGTACCAATCGAGGTTTCAATCCAAGTGGTTTCCCTTTGGCGGATCCGATTAGTTATTGAAGTACACATGGTTTGGTGCGAGTCTAAAAAGATAAGTAATCTCATTTGGTTATGTGCTAAGACATCCTATATCACTCAAATACATCGTACTGTCTCAATTCGGGCATCAACTGAGACATATGTAGAAATTATTTGTTCACATGAGATGGTAATAAAATgttcaagaaaatcaagataTTTATAAGTTTCATGTCACTTGATTTGGATTCGATCCCCTTACCAAAAGATAATCGATGGCCCTTATGTAACCACCGATGGCGAATTTAATTCAGGCAGCATAAGTGTAAATTTGAAATGCATtgtgaaattaaaattaatttctttttctaATATATGGAGCTTTGAAAATCATCTTTTATCAACATCTTAATCAAAGATGAGTCACGAAAACAAGTAGTCGTTAgcttctttatttatttttttttacttcaccACGTTATCCCAATAATGATTCTTTGAATTTTAGTCGATTCATTAATTATTAcacttaaatatttattataatgtcTATGTGGAAGGTAACTCGTTTCAAATAAAACTCctaatattcaatttaaaatCGTTTTGAGAAACAACTAcgtctatatttttttttcgaaataataaaattttacgatgtacatcaaaatcaatatattagTCCACGTTCAAGATGATATTGTAGGTTTCATGGAATTAAATAGTCTTGTATATAATGTTCAATTGATAGCTGCGGCGGACAACATAATTGCGTGTCCTATCCCCGCATAAATTTATGAGACATTATGATGACCAACACTACATATAATATCTAATCAAAGATTAACGAataacctaaataagatattcgtctcacaaaatacgactcgtgagtccgtctcacacaaatttttgccatatatataaataagagattcgtcNACACATTTAATGTAACATAGAGCGATGTTCAAAATATATAGACATGCATCatatttaacaatattttttttctattcaTTTACTAgtatacttttatttaattaaaggtATTGTAA
Proteins encoded in this window:
- the LOC140988048 gene encoding triosephosphate isomerase, chloroplastic-like, with protein sequence MAVVSTSLGAAAVAQLSTHFSGLRKSVPKLDYSNSTSSDSLLQNVESHLRIASSDNACRGVVMMAGSGKFFVGGNWKCNGTKESISKLVSEINNATLESDVDVVVAPPFVYIDQVKNSLSDRVEIAAQNCWTGKGGAFTGEISAEQIKDLGCQWVVLGHSERRHVIGEDNEFIGKKAAYALSQNLGVIACIGELLEEREAGRTFDVCYQQLKAFADAVPDWDKIVIAYEPVWAIGTGKVATPDQAQEVHVAVRDWLSKNVSAQVASKTRIIYGGSVNGSNCAELAKQEDIDGFLVGGASLKGPEFATIVNSVTSKKVMA
- the LOC140987770 gene encoding uncharacterized protein, giving the protein MKEMDWVYTKRRGPEWKQGWTDQTLASISAPPLPLVAVFSIVIFLLSLSQYSSYKEHVQNSVISFKLLLFLVPVFLIFFVRSRPLSGGGFDLSKFSQPGRQVRQEFSRGMAGFPWGMAVLVVVLLVLVSYQSRFQSKWFPFGGSD